In the Deinococcus ficus genome, one interval contains:
- the guaB gene encoding IMP dehydrogenase yields MTAPTHPAPTGGPDSLPDRFAYKFGQEGITFDDVLLQPRHSQVLPHEVSVQAQLTRRVRLNIPFVSAAMDTVTETNMAVAMAREGGIGVIHKNMPIDAQAEMVRKVKRSESGMIVDPITLPPHATVGDADRLMAEYRISGVPVTDPSGKLLGIITNRDMRFVDDLNLPVGEVMTREHLVTVPVGTTLDEAHEIFKRNRIEKLLVTDEGGLLRGLITIKDLTKRVKYPNAAKDSLGRLRVAAAIGVSADLMDRAGALVQAGVDVLVLDSAHGHSQGILNALARVKEQFDVDVIAGNVATAAGTRDLILAGADAVKVGIGPGSICTTRVVTGVGVPQITAIFNASSVALEHGIPVIADGGIKQTGDVPKAIAAGASVVMMGSMLAGTDEAPGETILRDGRRYKSYRGMGSLGAMDQGSADRYFQSGSRKFVPEGIEGIVAYKGTAGEVIYQFVGGLKSSMGYCGAPDLDTLRRDAQFVRITGASLIESHPHGVTITKAAPNYGGR; encoded by the coding sequence ATGACTGCGCCCACGCACCCTGCCCCGACCGGCGGCCCGGACAGCCTCCCGGACCGCTTCGCCTACAAGTTCGGCCAGGAGGGCATCACCTTCGACGACGTGCTGCTCCAGCCCCGGCACTCCCAGGTGCTGCCGCACGAGGTGAGCGTGCAGGCGCAGCTCACCCGCCGCGTGCGCCTGAACATCCCCTTCGTGTCCGCCGCGATGGACACCGTCACCGAGACGAACATGGCGGTCGCCATGGCCCGCGAGGGCGGCATCGGCGTGATCCACAAGAACATGCCCATCGACGCGCAGGCCGAGATGGTCCGCAAGGTCAAACGCAGCGAGAGCGGCATGATCGTGGACCCCATCACCCTGCCCCCGCACGCCACCGTCGGGGACGCCGACCGCCTGATGGCCGAGTACCGCATCAGCGGCGTGCCTGTCACCGACCCCTCCGGCAAGCTGCTGGGCATCATCACCAACCGCGACATGCGCTTCGTGGACGACCTCAACCTCCCGGTGGGTGAGGTCATGACCCGCGAGCACCTTGTGACCGTGCCGGTGGGCACCACCCTGGACGAGGCGCACGAGATCTTCAAACGCAACCGCATCGAGAAGCTGCTCGTCACGGACGAGGGCGGCCTGCTGCGCGGCCTGATCACCATCAAGGACCTCACCAAGCGCGTGAAGTACCCCAACGCCGCCAAGGACAGCCTGGGCCGCCTGCGGGTCGCGGCCGCCATCGGCGTGAGCGCCGACCTGATGGACCGCGCCGGGGCGCTCGTGCAGGCGGGCGTGGACGTGCTCGTGCTGGACAGCGCGCACGGCCACAGCCAGGGCATCCTGAACGCCCTGGCGCGCGTGAAGGAGCAGTTCGACGTGGACGTCATTGCCGGGAACGTCGCCACCGCCGCCGGCACCCGCGACCTGATCCTGGCCGGCGCGGACGCCGTGAAGGTCGGCATCGGCCCGGGCAGCATCTGCACCACCCGCGTCGTGACCGGCGTGGGCGTCCCCCAGATCACCGCCATCTTCAATGCCAGCAGCGTGGCCCTGGAGCACGGCATTCCCGTCATCGCCGACGGCGGCATCAAACAGACCGGCGACGTGCCCAAGGCCATCGCCGCGGGCGCCAGCGTCGTCATGATGGGCAGCATGCTGGCCGGCACCGACGAGGCGCCCGGCGAGACCATCCTGCGCGACGGCCGCCGCTACAAGAGCTACCGCGGCATGGGGTCCCTGGGCGCCATGGACCAGGGCAGCGCCGACCGCTACTTCCAGAGCGGCAGCCGCAAGTTCGTGCCCGAAGGCATCGAGGGCATCGTGGCCTACAAGGGCACCGCCGGCGAGGTCATCTACCAGTTCGTGGGCGGCCTGAAAAGCAGCATGGGGTACTGCGGCGCGCCCGACCTGGACACCCTGCGCCGCGACGCACAGTTCGTGCGCATCACGGGCGCCAGCCTGATCGAAAGCCACCCGCACGGCGTGACCATCACCAAGGCCGCGCCCAACTACGGCGGCCGGTAA
- a CDS encoding PQQ-binding-like beta-propeller repeat protein: MKKLTHLPRWTLLLTSLAAVTPAAAQTAAPAASAAPAQFIAPKIDWTRELKVMSGVTIADNGDLIYLGSDSRIRRTDAQGKEKWTYAAGDIGRANPVVTPQGSVLAASYDDHVYLLDPNGKLQWKLKLDGDIYASPALRLDGSFIVGTAGGSVYALSADGKVLWQYKVGAPVFSSPAVAADGTIYFGAQNNRMHALTPDGTLKWAYAAGSLVFSSPAIGREGGIYFGSSDRKIHALNPDGTLKWTVPTGLFVNASPIVTSTDLVVVGSYDGKVYAVNTTGENEWVYTAGAPIAGAAAELSDGTILIPDLSGTVHAIGKAGQRLWTIQTGKKIDTAIAVSDAGTVYFTTEGGALNALQKQRPLAVGPWTTFHALPSSWGRALSANDLQARTAARRAAATAAIAALKPAPGSTPAPTPTPVRPPTATTPPAGTPPAGTAPGGTGPVATTPATPVRPPVTTPTAPATPTRTPEEAARLAGGGARAVGRTVYLPLAETAQALDMAVKVLSPRQATVTVLGSPVLVSTVTLDGRAYLPLSGLARLPGVTVKTDPAAGTVNVTRLARTRSFPVNFGKAVSLEVMRTTY, encoded by the coding sequence ATGAAAAAACTCACCCATTTACCACGTTGGACCCTTCTGCTTACTTCTCTCGCGGCCGTCACGCCGGCGGCCGCGCAGACCGCGGCGCCAGCGGCCTCGGCGGCCCCGGCGCAGTTCATCGCCCCCAAGATCGACTGGACCCGCGAACTCAAGGTCATGTCCGGTGTCACCATCGCCGACAACGGCGATCTCATCTACCTGGGCTCCGACAGCCGCATCCGCCGCACCGACGCCCAGGGCAAGGAAAAATGGACCTACGCCGCCGGGGACATCGGCCGCGCCAACCCGGTCGTCACGCCGCAGGGCAGCGTGCTGGCCGCCTCCTACGACGACCACGTGTACCTGCTCGACCCGAACGGCAAGCTCCAGTGGAAACTCAAACTCGACGGCGACATCTACGCCAGCCCTGCGCTACGCCTTGACGGAAGCTTCATCGTCGGCACCGCCGGCGGCAGCGTCTACGCCCTATCCGCCGACGGCAAGGTCCTGTGGCAGTACAAGGTCGGCGCGCCCGTGTTCAGCAGCCCCGCCGTGGCCGCCGACGGCACCATCTACTTCGGCGCGCAGAACAACCGCATGCACGCCCTCACCCCCGACGGCACCCTGAAATGGGCGTACGCCGCCGGCTCCCTGGTGTTCAGCAGCCCCGCCATCGGCCGGGAAGGCGGCATCTACTTCGGGTCCAGCGACCGCAAGATCCACGCCCTGAACCCCGATGGCACCCTGAAATGGACCGTGCCCACCGGCCTCTTCGTGAACGCCAGCCCCATCGTGACCAGCACCGACCTCGTGGTCGTCGGCAGTTACGACGGCAAGGTGTACGCCGTGAACACCACCGGCGAGAACGAATGGGTGTACACGGCGGGCGCGCCCATCGCCGGGGCCGCCGCCGAACTCAGCGACGGCACCATCCTGATCCCGGACCTGAGCGGCACCGTGCACGCCATCGGCAAGGCCGGGCAGCGCCTCTGGACCATCCAGACCGGCAAGAAGATCGACACGGCCATCGCCGTGAGCGACGCCGGCACGGTGTACTTCACCACCGAGGGCGGCGCCCTGAACGCCCTGCAGAAACAGCGTCCCCTGGCCGTGGGGCCCTGGACGACCTTCCACGCCCTGCCCAGCAGCTGGGGTCGCGCCCTGAGCGCCAACGACCTGCAGGCCCGCACGGCCGCCCGCCGCGCCGCCGCGACCGCCGCCATCGCCGCCCTGAAACCCGCCCCGGGCAGCACGCCGGCACCCACCCCCACGCCGGTGCGGCCGCCCACCGCCACCACGCCCCCGGCCGGCACGCCGCCCGCCGGCACGGCCCCGGGAGGTACCGGGCCCGTCGCCACCACCCCGGCCACCCCGGTCCGGCCACCCGTGACCACCCCCACGGCCCCCGCCACCCCCACCCGCACGCCGGAGGAAGCGGCGCGGCTGGCCGGCGGCGGCGCCCGCGCGGTGGGCCGCACCGTGTATCTCCCGCTGGCCGAGACGGCGCAGGCGCTGGACATGGCCGTGAAGGTCCTGAGCCCCCGGCAGGCGACCGTGACAGTGCTGGGCAGCCCGGTGCTGGTGTCCACCGTGACGCTGGACGGCCGGGCGTACCTGCCGTTGTCGGGGCTGGCGCGCCTGCCGGGCGTGACCGTCAAGACCGACCCGGCCGCCGGGACCGTCAACGTGACCCGGCTGGCCCGCACCCGCAGCTTCCCCGTGAACTTCGGGAAGGCGGTCTCGCTGGAAGTGATGCGCACCACGTACTGA
- the trhA gene encoding PAQR family membrane homeostasis protein TrhA, with amino-acid sequence MTAHLREPVNALTHWAGVLAALLLLGPLLAWAHARTLPLWPFAVFGVSMLLLYAASATYHSLHVTGRALLWLRKLDHAAIFLLIAGSYTPVAYFGLSGAWRTGVLGLVWGIALSGILLKLLTMRLPRWVSTALYLGMGWLAVAFLPQLARTLPTAALMWLAAGGVLYTAGAVVYGTKRWNPHPRFGFHEIWHLFVLAGTAAHAVMMFHLV; translated from the coding sequence ATGACCGCCCACCTGCGCGAACCCGTGAACGCCCTGACCCACTGGGCCGGGGTGCTCGCCGCGCTGCTGCTGCTGGGCCCGCTGCTCGCCTGGGCGCACGCCCGGACCCTGCCGCTGTGGCCGTTCGCGGTGTTCGGCGTGAGCATGCTGCTGCTGTACGCCGCCAGCGCCACCTACCACTCCCTGCACGTGACCGGCCGGGCCCTGCTGTGGCTGCGCAAACTCGACCACGCCGCCATCTTCCTGCTGATCGCCGGGAGTTACACCCCGGTCGCGTACTTCGGCCTGAGCGGCGCGTGGCGCACCGGGGTGCTGGGCCTGGTGTGGGGCATCGCCCTGAGCGGCATCCTGCTCAAGCTCCTGACCATGCGCCTGCCCCGCTGGGTCAGCACCGCCCTGTACCTGGGCATGGGCTGGCTGGCTGTGGCGTTCCTGCCGCAACTGGCGCGCACCCTGCCCACGGCCGCGCTGATGTGGCTCGCCGCCGGCGGCGTGCTGTACACCGCCGGGGCGGTCGTGTACGGCACGAAACGCTGGAACCCCCACCCCCGCTTCGGGTTCCACGAGATCTGGCACCTGTTCGTGCTGGCCGGCACCGCCGCCCACGCGGTCATGATGTTCCACCTCGTCTGA
- a CDS encoding tRNA nucleotidyltransferase, with amino-acid sequence MTAAAVWAALEPGDRDWLRALAAHAGPGARVALVGGAVRDALLGGARPDRQTPGVDLDVVLDGADVEAVARATGLPFTFHPAFQNATVTLPDGRGVDLVRARRETYPVPGRNPVPEPGTLEDDLRRRDFTLNALALTVTPDGPGALLDVSGGRADLEARVLRPLHGRSLFEDASRLIRAARLAARLTLSASPELLAQVPDALGMAGATPRLWAELKLLLQEPRPGGAAGVLEAWGAGLLPGTALLAALDARRDAGAEVPWTAYAAAALSAGPDPAALAERLGLGDRPGALLDRALSDSFHPPDSPEVLLRALLRPDAYPPLTGRDVVARGVPPGPQVGEVLAHLAALRRGGGLRSREDERAALERYLQER; translated from the coding sequence GTGACGGCCGCTGCCGTCTGGGCGGCGCTGGAGCCCGGGGACCGGGACTGGCTGCGTGCCCTGGCGGCGCACGCGGGGCCGGGCGCGCGGGTGGCGCTGGTGGGCGGCGCGGTGCGGGACGCGCTGCTGGGCGGCGCCCGCCCGGACCGCCAAACCCCGGGCGTGGACCTGGACGTCGTGCTGGACGGCGCGGACGTGGAGGCGGTGGCGCGGGCCACGGGCCTGCCGTTCACGTTCCACCCGGCCTTCCAGAACGCGACCGTGACGCTGCCGGACGGGCGCGGCGTGGATCTCGTGCGGGCCCGGCGGGAAACCTACCCGGTGCCGGGCCGCAACCCGGTGCCGGAGCCCGGCACGCTGGAGGACGACCTGCGGCGGCGGGACTTCACCCTGAACGCCCTGGCACTGACGGTCACGCCGGACGGGCCGGGAGCGCTGCTGGACGTGAGCGGCGGCCGGGCGGACCTGGAGGCGCGGGTCCTGAGGCCCCTGCACGGGCGGTCCCTGTTCGAAGACGCCAGCCGTCTGATCCGCGCGGCGCGCCTCGCGGCCCGGCTGACCCTGAGCGCCAGCCCGGAGTTGCTGGCGCAGGTGCCGGACGCGCTGGGCATGGCCGGCGCCACGCCGCGGCTGTGGGCGGAACTGAAGCTGCTGTTGCAGGAACCCCGCCCGGGCGGCGCCGCGGGGGTGCTGGAGGCCTGGGGGGCTGGGCTGCTGCCGGGCACGGCGCTGCTGGCCGCCCTGGACGCTCGGCGGGACGCAGGGGCCGAGGTGCCCTGGACCGCGTACGCGGCGGCGGCGCTCTCGGCCGGCCCGGACCCGGCGGCCCTCGCGGAGCGGCTGGGCCTGGGGGACCGCCCGGGCGCGCTCCTGGACCGCGCCCTCTCCGACTCGTTCCACCCGCCGGACAGCCCGGAAGTCCTCCTGCGGGCGCTGCTGCGCCCGGACGCGTACCCGCCGCTGACCGGCCGGGACGTCGTGGCGCGTGGCGTGCCGCCGGGCCCGCAGGTGGGGGAGGTGCTGGCGCACCTGGCGGCCCTGCGCCGCGGGGGCGGGCTGCGCAGCCGCGAGGACGAGCGCGCCGCCCTGGAGCGGTACTTACAGGAGCGCTGA
- a CDS encoding S1C family serine protease, with amino-acid sequence MAAPRPAVAITLVLLGLGLGATLLRDQVPLGGAGAPPSASAPAREAAARLQNEQNTMDIVSRYEPGLVFISTANQVVRADPMGWMFGEGPQTEVQQGVGSGFFVNAQGDILTNYHVVAAENGVGAADSITVRVMGQAQAVPARVIGLAPQYDLALIRPVNLDKKWIRPIPLGNSDALKVGQKAVAMGAPFGLEFSVTEGIVSSTARQVPMGFSAGGQGITQKAIQTDAAINPGNSGGPLLDSGGNVIGINTQIYSPSGQAGAAQSAGVGFAIPINAARNLLPRLQAAGGGLVLAPTLGLEPGLVIRTRGGDLPAGLSVLSSAALADLGLPDSGLLLGRVEPGSPAAEAGLKGGRETRAFPGGRITLGGDVIVSADGQPVDALEDVQAVLLGKQEGDTVTLGIRRGGQGEPQQVRVTLSARAFQ; translated from the coding sequence ATGGCTGCGCCCCGTCCTGCTGTCGCGATCACGCTCGTCCTGCTGGGTCTGGGCCTGGGGGCCACGCTGCTGCGGGACCAGGTGCCGCTGGGCGGCGCGGGTGCGCCCCCGTCGGCCTCCGCGCCGGCCCGGGAGGCGGCGGCGCGGCTGCAGAACGAGCAGAACACCATGGACATCGTCAGCCGGTACGAGCCGGGGCTGGTGTTTATCAGCACGGCCAATCAGGTGGTGCGGGCCGACCCGATGGGCTGGATGTTCGGCGAGGGCCCCCAGACCGAGGTGCAGCAGGGCGTGGGCAGCGGCTTTTTCGTGAACGCGCAGGGCGACATCCTCACGAACTACCACGTGGTCGCCGCGGAGAACGGGGTGGGCGCGGCCGATTCGATCACGGTGCGCGTGATGGGACAGGCGCAGGCGGTGCCGGCGCGGGTGATCGGTCTGGCGCCGCAGTACGACCTGGCCCTGATCCGCCCGGTGAACCTGGACAAAAAGTGGATCCGGCCGATTCCGCTGGGCAACAGCGACGCGCTGAAGGTGGGGCAGAAGGCCGTGGCGATGGGCGCGCCGTTCGGGCTGGAATTCAGCGTCACCGAGGGCATCGTGAGCAGCACCGCGCGGCAGGTGCCGATGGGGTTCAGCGCGGGCGGGCAGGGCATCACGCAGAAGGCCATTCAGACCGACGCGGCGATCAATCCAGGCAACAGCGGGGGACCGCTGCTCGACAGCGGCGGGAACGTGATCGGCATCAACACGCAGATCTACTCCCCCAGCGGGCAGGCGGGCGCCGCGCAGAGCGCCGGGGTGGGCTTCGCCATTCCGATCAACGCGGCGAGAAACCTGCTGCCGCGGCTGCAGGCAGCGGGCGGCGGGCTGGTGCTGGCGCCCACGCTGGGCCTCGAGCCGGGCCTGGTGATCCGCACGCGCGGCGGGGACCTGCCGGCCGGCCTGAGCGTGCTGAGCAGCGCCGCCCTGGCGGACCTGGGCCTGCCGGACTCGGGGCTGCTGCTGGGCCGCGTGGAGCCGGGCAGCCCGGCAGCCGAGGCGGGCCTGAAGGGCGGGCGGGAGACGCGGGCCTTTCCGGGCGGGCGCATCACGCTGGGCGGGGACGTGATCGTCAGTGCCGACGGGCAGCCGGTGGATGCGCTGGAGGACGTGCAGGCCGTGCTGCTGGGCAAGCAGGAGGGGGACACGGTGACGCTGGGTATCCGGCGAGGCGGGCAGGGTGAGCCTCAGCAGGTCCGGGTGACGCTGAGCGCCCGCGCCTTCCAGTGA
- a CDS encoding polysaccharide deacetylase family protein, with translation MRLPAPVRVAARLMGPWLQRVPWRRLLVRAAQGAAGLTVGGVLAGEVLGRGAGWGALGPGDRAGNRVAVTFDDGPSERTPELLAVLARHGAGATFYVTRPAVQANAAAFQLIREAGHGLEAHGRWHRHALTLWPWREWAQVAWHPRAREAGPWQYRPPYGGHSPFTRLFAALLERQVALWDVEGRDWTAGEPGALARAVLAQVQPGSVILLHDGPAVTPALLDELLAGLAARGLRAVRADELPMRRIGLRAGLRRLPRSYGR, from the coding sequence ATGCGCCTGCCCGCTCCGGTGCGCGTGGCCGCGCGGCTGATGGGGCCCTGGCTGCAGCGCGTGCCGTGGCGCCGGCTGCTGGTGCGGGCGGCGCAGGGAGCAGCCGGCCTGACGGTGGGCGGCGTCCTGGCGGGCGAGGTGCTGGGCCGCGGGGCCGGGTGGGGCGCGCTGGGTCCCGGGGACCGGGCGGGGAACCGGGTGGCGGTGACCTTCGACGACGGGCCGAGTGAGCGCACGCCGGAGCTGCTGGCGGTGCTGGCGCGGCACGGAGCGGGGGCGACCTTCTACGTGACCCGCCCGGCCGTTCAGGCGAACGCGGCGGCCTTTCAGCTGATCCGCGAGGCGGGGCATGGGCTGGAGGCGCACGGGCGCTGGCACCGGCACGCGCTGACGCTGTGGCCGTGGCGGGAGTGGGCGCAGGTGGCGTGGCACCCGCGGGCGCGGGAGGCGGGGCCGTGGCAGTACCGCCCGCCGTACGGGGGGCACAGTCCCTTCACGCGGCTGTTCGCTGCGCTGCTGGAGCGGCAGGTGGCGCTGTGGGACGTGGAGGGCCGCGACTGGACGGCCGGGGAGCCGGGCGCGCTGGCGCGGGCGGTGCTGGCGCAGGTGCAGCCGGGCAGCGTGATCCTGCTGCACGACGGGCCGGCGGTGACGCCCGCGCTGCTGGACGAACTGCTGGCCGGGCTGGCGGCGCGGGGCCTGCGGGCAGTGCGGGCGGACGAACTGCCCATGCGGCGCATCGGGCTGCGGGCGGGCCTGCGGCGGCTGCCGCGCAGTTACGGCCGCTGA
- a CDS encoding site-2 protease family protein yields the protein MLDLLSRDPTAFVITALALILSLTVHEFAHALTADRLGDPTPRAFGRVTLNPAKHLDPFGALLLLFAGFGFAKPVPVSGSRVGRWGMVGVAAAGPLSNVLIAALCALIMKLLPIEALLAFDGAGNPLALKTLGTVLFTVLSINIVLAVFNLIPIPLLDGSRIVGGLVPSLGRSLAQFEAQPFSFLLVMGVILLGREPIGRLLGSVQEWVLRLIF from the coding sequence ATGTTAGATCTCCTCAGCCGTGACCCGACCGCTTTCGTGATCACGGCCCTGGCACTGATCCTGTCCCTGACCGTGCACGAGTTCGCGCACGCGCTGACCGCCGACCGCCTGGGGGACCCCACGCCCCGCGCCTTCGGGCGGGTGACGCTGAACCCCGCCAAGCACCTGGATCCCTTCGGGGCGCTGCTGCTGCTGTTCGCGGGGTTCGGGTTCGCCAAGCCGGTGCCGGTGAGCGGCAGCCGCGTGGGCCGCTGGGGCATGGTGGGCGTGGCGGCGGCCGGGCCGCTCAGCAACGTGCTGATCGCGGCGCTGTGCGCCCTGATCATGAAGCTCCTGCCCATCGAGGCGCTGCTCGCCTTCGACGGGGCCGGCAACCCCCTGGCCCTGAAGACGCTGGGGACGGTGCTGTTCACGGTGCTCTCGATCAACATCGTGCTGGCCGTGTTCAACCTGATTCCGATTCCGTTGCTGGACGGCAGCCGCATCGTGGGCGGGCTGGTGCCCAGCCTGGGCCGCAGCCTGGCGCAGTTCGAGGCGCAGCCGTTCAGTTTCCTGCTGGTGATGGGCGTGATCCTGCTGGGCCGCGAGCCGATCGGCCGGCTGCTGGGCAGCGTGCAGGAGTGGGTGCTGCGCCTGATCTTCTGA
- a CDS encoding MFS transporter: MSAPRSLHDRVPLKPGTAPAILAAFITLGCAEFVRSGLYSGYLIPFIDAKNHMFHLPAAVGGLAWTTHLVADTLMRGPAGLLLQRHGPRKVVMAGAVLCLAALSLLLVAKSAWMILLIAALHGIGFSPFWPAAMNLTADAAKPGYEGRVLTVVSTSVMPLSALGTFTYALVAKNSDTVPLLTSVSLGGLALALTLLLPLRRLIQTTGGTDPVPGRPRLQKALMPALLPLLPAALMQTLTQSLAGAYIIRVMGDFGLELWQLVAVLVVGGVVAFASMPFTGRIADRGRAQLALTVGFLLVGLGMLSFLLHPPLAALFLIAPVVGLGYAFLTPGWAALVAQMLPESQRPAAWGVIMTVESAGQAGGPAVGAVALQAAGAGGPFGLAGVLALLTAAGYLVFRRHFQTPHLIAARTSGGVASEAVPGPGAGQAD; this comes from the coding sequence ATGTCCGCCCCGCGTTCCCTTCACGACCGCGTTCCGCTGAAACCGGGCACGGCGCCGGCCATCCTGGCGGCGTTCATCACCCTGGGCTGCGCGGAATTCGTGCGCAGCGGCCTGTACTCCGGGTACCTGATTCCGTTCATCGACGCGAAGAACCACATGTTCCACCTGCCGGCGGCGGTGGGCGGCCTGGCCTGGACGACGCACCTGGTCGCCGACACCCTGATGCGCGGCCCGGCGGGGCTGCTGCTGCAGCGTCACGGGCCGCGCAAGGTGGTGATGGCCGGGGCGGTGCTGTGCCTGGCGGCGCTGAGTCTGCTGCTGGTGGCGAAGAGTGCATGGATGATCCTGCTGATCGCGGCGCTGCACGGCATCGGATTCTCGCCGTTCTGGCCGGCTGCGATGAATCTCACGGCGGACGCGGCGAAACCCGGGTACGAGGGCCGGGTGCTGACGGTCGTGAGCACGTCGGTGATGCCGCTGAGTGCGCTGGGGACCTTCACGTACGCCCTGGTGGCGAAAAACAGCGACACGGTGCCCCTACTGACCAGCGTCAGTCTAGGTGGGCTGGCGCTGGCACTGACCCTGCTCCTGCCGCTGCGCCGCCTGATCCAGACGACCGGCGGCACCGACCCTGTCCCCGGCCGGCCCCGGCTGCAGAAGGCCCTGATGCCGGCGCTGCTGCCCCTGCTGCCGGCCGCGCTGATGCAGACCCTCACGCAGTCCCTGGCGGGCGCGTACATCATCCGCGTGATGGGGGATTTCGGGCTGGAACTGTGGCAACTCGTCGCGGTGCTGGTGGTGGGCGGCGTGGTGGCGTTTGCCAGCATGCCCTTCACCGGCCGGATCGCCGACCGGGGCCGCGCGCAGCTGGCGCTGACGGTGGGGTTCCTGCTGGTGGGCCTGGGCATGCTGAGCTTCCTGCTGCACCCGCCGCTGGCCGCGCTGTTCCTGATCGCGCCGGTGGTGGGCCTGGGGTACGCGTTCCTCACGCCCGGCTGGGCGGCGCTGGTCGCGCAGATGCTGCCCGAGTCGCAGCGGCCGGCCGCGTGGGGCGTGATCATGACCGTGGAAAGCGCCGGGCAGGCCGGCGGGCCGGCGGTGGGCGCCGTGGCACTGCAGGCGGCCGGGGCGGGCGGCCCGTTCGGACTGGCGGGGGTGCTGGCGCTGCTCACGGCCGCGGGGTACCTGGTGTTCCGCCGGCACTTCCAGACGCCGCACCTGATCGCGGCCCGCACCTCCGGTGGGGTGGCGTCCGAGGCGGTACCGGGCCCCGGGGCGGGCCAGGCGGACTGA